One Helianthus annuus cultivar XRQ/B chromosome 12, HanXRQr2.0-SUNRISE, whole genome shotgun sequence genomic region harbors:
- the LOC110893641 gene encoding uncharacterized protein LOC110893641 gives MSSIAREIQPMIESNPDMPIHAIQSQLLRKHQLEISLHKVFRAKRIATTKIYGDYQEQYALLRSYCDELLKVNPGSTIKIDVEPCGNSASPTRQFRRVYFCFASMMRGFKMIGRPLLGVDGCFMKGPYPGQILSAVGIDGNNSIYPVCYALVEAETTQTWKWFLQLLRDDLGCTADSCFTFISDRQKGLIPAMLAVFPNGEHRFCLRHIHENMKSKWRGDLYKNLLWSAGRKTSIPYFNKAMEEIKTTERAMHDWLNEIPFTAWSRAYFSGRAKCDMLLNNICEVFNRQIVGARDKPIITCLEFIREYMTKRIVNVNKLQAKCTGPLTPHATEVFDEIKKQGAEMSVLMVDSDKYQVTGPRSQCVVNVKHKTCACKKWNLTGMPCKHAVAAIWDMSRNNIDDGIPEEWVDDVYWLSTWKKVYQNVIEPINGPEMWTTSECPTTLIPPKHHTQVGRPKKKRKKAFGEKELEQEFDKGGKMTRKGSSIKCGKCGNMGHNVRSCKGQGGEQSTASQESHTATQGAPVYNLDE, from the exons ATGAGTTCGATTGCCAGAGAGATTCAGCCTATGATTGAAAGCAATCCAGACATGCCAATTCATGCAATCCAAAGTCAACTGCTTCGGAAGCATCAACTTGAAATATCACTCCATAAGGTCTTCAGAGCCAAGAGGATAGCAACTACGAAGATTTATGGTGATTACCAAGAACAGTATGCTTTGCTAAGGTCATATTGTGATGAACTTCTAAAAGTCAACCCAGGTAGTACAATTAAAATTGATGTGGAGCCATGTGGGAACTCAGCTAGTCCTACAAGGCAGTTTCGAAGGGTTTATTTTTGTTTCGCCTCTATGATGAGAGGATTTAAGATGATTGGAAGACCATTGCTGGGTGTGGATGGTTGTTTCATGAAAGGTCCATATCCTGGACAGATCTTGAGTGCTGTTGGTATTGATGGAAATAATAGCATATATCCAGTTTGTTATGCCCTTGTTGAGGCAGAAACAACACAAACCTGGAAATGGTTTTTGCAACTGTTGAGAGATGACCTAGGGTGTACGGCTGACTCTTGTTTCACCTTCATCAGTGACAGACAAAAG GGTCTGATTCCTGCTATGCTAGCTGTTTTTCCTAACGGTGAGCACAGATTTTGTTTGAGGCACATCCATGAGAACATGAAATCCAAGTGGCGTGGAGATCTTTACAAGAATTTGCTTTGGTCAGCCGGAAGGAAGACATCCATTCCATACTTTAACAAAGCTATGGAAGAAATTAAGACAACAGAACGAGCTATGCATGACTGGCTGAATGAGATCCCATTCACCGCTTGGTCAAGAGCATATTTTTCTGGAAGAGCTAAATGTGATATGTTGCTGAACAACATTTGTGAGGTTTTTAACCGACAAATCGTAGGAGCAAGGGACAAGCCGATTATCACATGCCTAGAATTCATTCGGGAGTACATGACCAAGAGGATAGTTAATGTCAACAAATTGCAAGCAAAGTGTACGGGGCCACTAACACCTCATGCAACTGAGGTGTTCGATGAGATCAAGAAACAGGGTGCTGAAATGTCTGTTCTCATGGTTGATTCAGACAAGTATCAAGTAACAGGTCCGAGATCACAGTGTGTTGTGAATGTCAAACATAAAACTTGTGCATGCAAGAAGTGGAATTTGACAGGGATGCCTTGCAAACATGCAGTTGCAGCCATATGGGATATGTCAAGGAATAACATTGATGATGGCATACCAGAAGAGTGGGTGGATGATGTGTATTGGCTGTCAACATGGAAGAAAGTCTATCAAAATGTGATAGAGCCAATCAACGGGCCAGAGATGTGGACTACTTCAGAGTGTCCAACAACACTCATCCCACCAAAGCATCATACACAAGTTGGAAGGCctaagaagaaaagaaagaaggcaTTTGGTGAAAAAGAGCTTGAGCAGGAGTTCGACAAAGGAGGTAAAATGACCAGAAAGGGAAGTAGCATCAAGTGTGGTAAATGCGGGAACATGGGTCACAATGTCAGGAGCTGCAAAGGACAAGGTGGTGAACAATCAACTGCTTCACAGGAATCACACACCGCAACTCAAGGTGCACCAGTTTACAATCTTGATGAGTGA
- the LOC110896123 gene encoding transcription and mRNA export factor ENY2 isoform X2 yields MRASIKRPPTPDAEEEDEDREPTLEEIINIKLIESGEKERLKELLRERLNECGWKDEMKSLCRSFTRKKGRNNVTVDDLVHLITPKGRAAVPDSVKAELLQRIRSFLHSTAL; encoded by the exons AT gagGGCTTCGATCAAACGGCCGCCTACTCCAGACGcagaagaggaagatgaagatcgAGAGCCAACTCTTGAAGAAATTATTAACATTAAA TTGATCGAGAGTGGAGAGAAAGAGCGATTGAAGGAGCTTTTGAGGGAAAGGCTTAATGAGTGTGGTTGGAAAGATGAGATGAAGTCTCTCTGCAG GTCATTTACAAGGAAAAAAGGAAGGAATAATGTAACAGTTGATGATCTTGTTCATCTCATTACCCCCAAGGGCAGAG CTGCTGTTCCTGATTCAGTGAAAGCTGAGCTATTACAAAGAATCCGATCTTTTCTTCATTCAACGGCTCTCTGA